In the Enterobacter cloacae subsp. cloacae ATCC 13047 genome, CCTATGCGACCTGGTGGATCCGTCAGGCAATTACCCGCTCTATCGCGGATCAGGCGCGCACCATCCGTATTCCGGTGCATATGATTGAGACCATCAACAAGCTCAACCGTATTTCCCGCCAGATGCTGCAGGAGATGGGTCGCGAGCCGACGCCGGAAGAGCTGGCTGAACGCATGCTGATGCCGGAAGACAAGATCCGTAAAGTGCTGAAGATCGCCAAAGAGCCAATCTCCATGGAAACACCAATCGGTGATGATGAAGATTCGCATCTGGGTGATTTCATCGAGGATACCACCCTCGAGCTGCCGCTGGACTCTGCCACCACCGAGAGCCTGCGTGCTGCCACGCACGACGTTCTGGCTGGCCTGACCGCCCGTGAAGCGAAAGTACTGCGTATGCGTTTCGGTATCGATATGAACACCGACCACACGCTGGAAGAAGTGGGTAAACAGTTTGACGTTACCCGCGAACGTATCCGTCAGATCGAAGCGAAGGCGCTGCGTAAACTGCGCCATCCGAGCCGCTCTGAAGTGCTGCGTAGCTTCCTGGACGATTAATCCAGGTAAACAGCAAAAAGCTCCCAATCGGGAGCTTTTTTTGTTTATGCCCTCTCCCTGTGAGAGAGGGCCAGGACGAGGCATCAGGCCGCAGAGGCCCCTGCCCCTACTAAAGCCCCCGCACCACCAGCGCCTCGTCGAGCTCCCTGTAAGCTTCCACCAGTTTATCCAGCGTTGCCCTGTTAAGTCCGCTCGGGTTTGGCAGCACCCATACCTGCGTCACACCGATGGTGATGGCCTGTTTACCCCATTTCACCCCGCGCTGGCTGAACGCCTGCTCATAGGCCTGTTTCCCCAGAATCGCCAGCGCGGCAGGCTGGTAGTCTTCGATCTTCTTAATCAGTTCCCGCCCGCCAGTGCGCAGCTCATGCAGGTTGACTTCGCTCGCCTGCACGGTTGGTCGCTCCACCAGCATGGTGATCCCGCAGCGCGTATCCAGCAGATGTTGCTCCTCTTCAGGCTTGAGTAACCGGTCGGTAAACCCGGCCTGGTAGAAACGGTTCCCCGGATGAGCAAAGTGAAAACCGGTATGCGCCGAGGATTTACCGGGGTTGATCCCGCAGAACACCACCCGTAGTCCCGGGGCCAGAATATCGTTGATCATATTTACTCCCGATTGATACATCATCATGGAAGTATAAAGGATTGATTATGCGTTGTTTATAAAAACAGCAGGCGGGTGTGAATGGCTGGATTGCTGCGGGGAGTTACATTATAATCCACCGCCACGGCCCCTTAGCTCAGTGGTTAGAGCAGGCGACTCATAATCGCTTGGTCGTTGGTTCAAACCCAACAGGGGCCACCAAATTTTAGCTTTAGAATCATATAATTAAGCCACTCGAAAGAGTGGCTTTTTTGTTATCTGGATATCCGTTGGCAGCAAAATGGCAGCAGGATTTCAGCTACCATCAACAAAAAACCCGCCTAAGCGGGTTAATTTGTTAGAAATTCATGTGTCCCTGACCACTATTTAATGGGTGTGGCGGAGCATGATCGACAAGTCCAGGGGTAACAATGTAGCGCACGACGGTTTCATGGGTAACAAAAGTGGTGCCACAATTAATATTTTGGCACTGGCAGTAGCGTTCTTTTGTGTTATCAGACACCCGAAAGCTACTACGAGTATGTGCAGCATGTCCGCATTTCGGACAATTCATCATATCCGTCTCTCCCCACCGATTCCTCGCAATCACATAATGATACACCACGCATCCATTTTGTGAACAAAATCATTCCATTTCTAAATCATCAATTTTTACTTCAAGCTCCAGACTGGTAGTAAAACCATTATCTGGGCTGACCGTATGCGTCAAAGTTGTAATGGTCCATTCGGCATCGTCGATAGGCTGCTTAAAGCCGCTCACCTTTACCGGCATTTCGGTGTAGAGATCTGCCCGGCCCTCAGCGAGCTGCAGGGAGAAAGACGCAACACCACGCTGCAGGCGCTCCCATTGCATTTTTGCCGCACGCTCAGCATTGCTGCGGTTTGCGTAAGTACGATTAAGAACCAGAACGTTTTCATCCGTTCCCACCAGATAATCACCCTGTTTTGCTTCCGGCTCTTTGGGCGCGGTGGTTTTCTTCCGGCGGCGCTTAACCTTAGTTGTTTCTTTTTTCTTGGGTTCGCGGGTATGCAGCCAGCTGGCAATTACACCGGTATAAGCACCACGATCAGCCAGGGTAAAACGATGACCGTCACCGGCTTTACGTTGAATGGTGATAACCGGCAACAGCTTTCCGCTCGCCGTTCTTCCCTGCCCCTGCCTGATAAACAGCAGGTTTCCATCCTTAACGGAAGCAATCGCCCCATACTGGCGCGCCAGCTTCATCAGGAAACTGGCATCGCTTTCATTGGTCTGGTCCATGTGATCCAGTGCCTTGTCCGTCAGGTCTTTATCCAACGCCATTTTGAGGTTATGCCGTGCTGCGATTTCCTTTACCACATCGCCAACGGTTGTCTGGTGCCATGACTTTTCGCGCCGGGTGTTGAGGGTTTCACGGAAATCAGCGCTACGGGCACGGATAGTCAGGCGATCAGGAGCACCGCTGTGCTCAATCTCATCCACCGTAAATGCCCCTTTTGGGAAAAGCGGCTGGCCCTTCCACCCCAGCGCCAGCTGAATAACGGCACCACGTCGCGGCAGAACGATCTGCCCATCGGCGTCGTCCAGCTCCAGATCAAGCTGGTCAGCCTCAAAACCCCGGTTATCGGTCAGCGTCAGACTCATCAGGCGCGCATCCAGCGCGGTGGTCACGTCCTTACCTTCAATAGTGATACTGAAAGCCGGGCTTCTGCTGTTCAGGTCAAAAAGATCAGAGCTAAAATTCACTGCAGCAACCCTCCAACCGTATTTTTAATATTACCTATCGCAGACGTTGCAGAGTCCTGCAGGTTACTGAGCTGATCGCTGAGACTGCCGAACATATCAGACAGCGACTCATCAACCCTTTTCAGGGTCAGCGTAAACTCAATACGGCGAGGCATTCCGCTTTCAAAAAACTCTGTTTTTGTCTGACTCAGGCTCTCGATCACAAACATGCCGTAAATGGTCCCGCTTCCCTCAATCAGAGGCCATGCTTTGCCCAGCTCTGCCATTTGCTCCAGCGCGAGCAATGACAGCCTGCCCCCGGTGACTTCCGGCAGCAGTACGCCAGATAACGTCAGCGAGTCATTATCCGGGCCAAGAAACTGCGTTGATGGTCGCCGGTTCACCCGACTGTTGGCGGCGTGTCGCCAGCTTCGCTGATA is a window encoding:
- a CDS encoding phage late control D family protein, yielding MNFSSDLFDLNSRSPAFSITIEGKDVTTALDARLMSLTLTDNRGFEADQLDLELDDADGQIVLPRRGAVIQLALGWKGQPLFPKGAFTVDEIEHSGAPDRLTIRARSADFRETLNTRREKSWHQTTVGDVVKEIAARHNLKMALDKDLTDKALDHMDQTNESDASFLMKLARQYGAIASVKDGNLLFIRQGQGRTASGKLLPVITIQRKAGDGHRFTLADRGAYTGVIASWLHTREPKKKETTKVKRRRKKTTAPKEPEAKQGDYLVGTDENVLVLNRTYANRSNAERAAKMQWERLQRGVASFSLQLAEGRADLYTEMPVKVSGFKQPIDDAEWTITTLTHTVSPDNGFTTSLELEVKIDDLEME
- the mug gene encoding G/U mismatch-specific DNA glycosylase; translated protein: MINDILAPGLRVVFCGINPGKSSAHTGFHFAHPGNRFYQAGFTDRLLKPEEEQHLLDTRCGITMLVERPTVQASEVNLHELRTGGRELIKKIEDYQPAALAILGKQAYEQAFSQRGVKWGKQAITIGVTQVWVLPNPSGLNRATLDKLVEAYRELDEALVVRGL
- a CDS encoding phage tail protein — encoded protein: MMMVLGLYVFMLRTVPYQELQYQRSWRHAANSRVNRRPSTQFLGPDNDSLTLSGVLLPEVTGGRLSLLALEQMAELGKAWPLIEGSGTIYGMFVIESLSQTKTEFFESGMPRRIEFTLTLKRVDESLSDMFGSLSDQLSNLQDSATSAIGNIKNTVGGLLQ
- a CDS encoding DNA-binding transcriptional regulator; the encoded protein is MMNCPKCGHAAHTRSSFRVSDNTKERYCQCQNINCGTTFVTHETVVRYIVTPGLVDHAPPHPLNSGQGHMNF